The Calothrix sp. PCC 7507 DNA segment ATTGCCTGAACACTCATCAATCGGAGTCCTTAGTTCGTTTTGTTGCACAAATTGAAGGTTTAAACATCAACCTTGGCATTAAGGGTAAAAGTGGCATCCTCAAATCAATGAAATCTCGTGCAGCTTTTTTAAGTGACCCCACACATCAAATCGTTTTCCATTACACACCACTACATTCTTCTTGGCTCAACCAAATTGAAATTTGGTTTAGTATTTTGGTACGGAAGTTACTAAGAAGAGCCAGTTTCCAGAGTCAGGATGATCTCAAAACTAGAATTCTTGCTTTTATTGACTACTTTAATCAAACAATGGCTAAACCTTTCAAGTGGACATATAAGGGTAAAGTTTTGGCTGTTTAATACTCGGTTTATTTCCGCCGTCCTGTACTAGTACAGGTCGGCAGAAATAAGAATACCATTGTAGTGCGAGCAGCGTTCGACTGAGCGCTCACGCCGTACTCCTCCGGGGAAGCAAGCTACGCGTAGCGTCCCGCAGGGAAGTCTTGTTCGCATATAAACGCGAGCAAGATGCTCGCACTACTTTAATTATCAAAACTGAAATATTCATAAAATGGTATGCTTGCGCCATGCGGTACTAGGCTTTTCTATCTTTTCCCAATCATCACCATCCGCACACCACCCGCAGGAGCAAGGGCAAACCCACGACGTTGCAATTTAACGGGTTTATCTTCTGCTAAAGCAAGTTGATATTTTGATAAAACCGTTGCCAGAACTAATTTTATTTCTAACTGAGCTAAGGCATATCCCAAACACCGCCGACTTCCACCACCAAAAGGCAGGTATTCTGAAGGGGAATACTGTCGCCCTAAAAAGCGTTCTGGTTTGAACTGTTCAGCATTAGGATACAAATCTTCCCGGTAATGCACGAGGTAAATACTCGGCATTAAGGTGGTTTCAGCATCAAACTCATATCCAGCAATCTTCGTGGATGATTTGGTGATGCGTGGGAACAGCCCGGGAATGACTGGATACATCCGTAGAGTTTCTTGAGAAACTGCTGTTAAGTAGGGAAGTTGAGCAATTTCCATTGGGTGGGGATTATCCCCTAAGCTGTCGAGTTCCTGCTGCAATTTTTCTAGGACATCTGGATGTTGGTAAATCTGATAGAAAGCCCAGGCGAGTGTTGTTGCAGTAGTTTCATGCCCAGCAAATAAAATTGTGAGCAGTTCATCTGTTAATTCTGCGTCGCTCATGGCTTGCCCATTTTCATCCCGTGCTGCCATCATCAGGCTGAGAACATCGGCACCCTTTTCATCGTTTTTTGTACTTTTTTCGGCAATTTCTGCTTGTAGCAGTCTGTGAATCTGGCCTTGTCTTTGTTTCATCTGGCCCCAAGGTGTCCAGCTTCCCCAATCTTTTTGTAAGAACTGAAAAAATAGCATACTAGAGCGCAAGGGAGAATCGGTCATATCGAGCCAAGCTGTCAGTAAGCGTTTAAGTTGTTGATAGCGTTCCCCTGCGCTTAAACCAAAGACGATTTGCAAAATCACTTCTAGGCTAACCTTCTGCATGGTTGAGCGAGCGATAAATGGTTGGCCGATTTGCCATTGACTTGTGATTTGATTTGTGATTAGGCAGATTTGTTGGGCATAAGTTTGTAGTCTTTCCCCATGAAAGGGTGGCATTAATAATTTTCGTTCTCGTCGATGGCGATCGCCATCCATTAACATGAGAGAATTTTGTCCAAGCAGCGGCTTTGCCAGCTCATTCCCTCGACCTATATCAAATTTAGAATCTTGGTTGAAAATTTCTTGAATGGCTTGCGGATTGCCAATGATTACATAAGATCCGACTCCACTCAGATGCATGGAAAAAATGTCTCCATGCTTTTGGCTATATTTATGCTGAAAAGCGATTGGATCGGCAATCCAATTTATGAGTTGCCACCAAGGAGGGCTGGTGATGCAATTTGGTAATTGATTTAACATAAGATTTCCCCTCTGTCCCTATAAATTAACTCTACATCAGGGGCTAGGCATT contains these protein-coding regions:
- a CDS encoding transposase; translation: MYLNAIDRHLKGERTISIDEMTGIQATERIEKDLPMRPGKVERREFEYIRHGTQTLIASFDVATGQIIRPTCGDSRTEVDFIFHIHQTIATDPNAKKWHLIMDCLNTHQSESLVRFVAQIEGLNINLGIKGKSGILKSMKSRAAFLSDPTHQIVFHYTPLHSSWLNQIEIWFSILVRKLLRRASFQSQDDLKTRILAFIDYFNQTMAKPFKWTYKGKVLAV
- a CDS encoding cytochrome P450, translating into MLNQLPNCITSPPWWQLINWIADPIAFQHKYSQKHGDIFSMHLSGVGSYVIIGNPQAIQEIFNQDSKFDIGRGNELAKPLLGQNSLMLMDGDRHRRERKLLMPPFHGERLQTYAQQICLITNQITSQWQIGQPFIARSTMQKVSLEVILQIVFGLSAGERYQQLKRLLTAWLDMTDSPLRSSMLFFQFLQKDWGSWTPWGQMKQRQGQIHRLLQAEIAEKSTKNDEKGADVLSLMMAARDENGQAMSDAELTDELLTILFAGHETTATTLAWAFYQIYQHPDVLEKLQQELDSLGDNPHPMEIAQLPYLTAVSQETLRMYPVIPGLFPRITKSSTKIAGYEFDAETTLMPSIYLVHYREDLYPNAEQFKPERFLGRQYSPSEYLPFGGGSRRCLGYALAQLEIKLVLATVLSKYQLALAEDKPVKLQRRGFALAPAGGVRMVMIGKR